From a region of the Agromyces ramosus genome:
- a CDS encoding substrate-binding domain-containing protein, with product MRTARTQRRMFAVAGAIAIAGLVTGCTAGGETENTGPTNNANNTEAGETVTIGFSGPAADHGWLGAINSAAIAEAEKYDDVELVVAEGTNDANLQISQVETFINDGVDAIVLLPTDGAALTEVAIKAMEAGIPVINVDREFSSTFAARATILGDNYGMGVSAGTYICEQLGDNPDAVVAEIAGIDSLPLTQDRSEGFADALEDCGLEVSNRVAADFTVQGGEAAASQLLAAAPQIDAIWNHDDDQGVGVLAAIDAAGRDEFFMVGGAGSKNAMEAIKSGDSVLEATVIYPSTQGADGIALARLVAQGKALGDIVEQDVPSRIVLFAPVVTADNVDEYLPTAFTS from the coding sequence ATGCGCACAGCGCGCACCCAACGGCGCATGTTCGCCGTAGCCGGCGCCATCGCCATCGCCGGTCTCGTGACCGGCTGCACCGCCGGCGGCGAGACCGAGAACACCGGCCCCACGAACAACGCGAACAACACCGAGGCCGGCGAGACGGTCACGATCGGCTTCTCCGGACCGGCAGCCGACCACGGCTGGCTCGGCGCGATCAACTCGGCCGCCATCGCCGAGGCCGAGAAGTACGACGACGTCGAGCTCGTCGTGGCCGAGGGCACGAACGACGCCAACCTGCAGATCAGCCAGGTCGAGACCTTCATCAACGACGGCGTCGATGCGATCGTGCTCCTCCCCACCGATGGTGCGGCCCTCACAGAAGTCGCCATCAAGGCGATGGAGGCCGGCATCCCCGTCATCAACGTCGACCGCGAGTTCTCGAGCACGTTCGCCGCACGCGCCACCATCCTCGGTGACAACTACGGCATGGGCGTCAGCGCCGGCACGTACATCTGCGAGCAGCTCGGCGACAACCCCGACGCCGTGGTCGCCGAGATCGCCGGCATCGACTCGCTCCCGCTCACGCAGGACCGGTCGGAGGGCTTCGCCGACGCGCTCGAGGACTGCGGGCTCGAGGTGAGCAACCGCGTCGCCGCCGACTTCACCGTCCAGGGCGGTGAGGCCGCCGCCTCGCAGCTGCTGGCCGCCGCCCCGCAGATCGACGCGATCTGGAACCACGACGACGACCAGGGCGTCGGCGTGCTCGCGGCCATCGACGCCGCGGGCCGCGACGAGTTCTTCATGGTCGGCGGCGCCGGCTCGAAGAACGCCATGGAGGCCATCAAGTCCGGTGACAGCGTGCTCGAGGCGACGGTCATCTACCCGTCGACCCAGGGCGCCGACGGCATCGCACTCGCCCGCCTCGTGGCCCAGGGCAAGGCGCTCGGCGACATCGTCGAGCAGGATGTGCCCTCGCGCATCGTGCTCTTCGCACCCGTCGTCACCGCCGACAACGTCGACGAGTACCTGCCGACCGCCTTCACCTCCTGA
- a CDS encoding sugar ABC transporter ATP-binding protein — MIKGDNPASLLSMRGITKAFAGVPALRGVDLDVVAGEVHCVLGQNGAGKSTLIKVLAGAHQPDGGEIIWQGERRDIPNPVAAIDMGVATMYQELDVVDGLTIAENIFLGHELATGGVLHQAAAAKTTRELLKRLGHGDLSPHREVGTLSAAHKQIVSMARALSHDAKLIIMDEPSAVLDAEEVKNLFRVVHELTGQGIAIIYISHRLEEIRQIGDRITVIKDGASMASGLAVADTPTQELIRLMTGRNVEFVFPPRRDLPADAPLVLEVESLGLRGTFSDVTFGVRAGEVVGLAGLVGSGRSEILETIYGARRPTSGTVVVSGKRLRPGSVNAAVAASVGLSPEERKSQGLLLEEPIFKNVTLSSFARFAQGGMLNERRERVVTREQIDALELRPADPDRITGTLSGGNQQKIMLARWLVHGTSVLLLDEPTRGVDVGARAEIYALIRRLADAGTAIVVVSSEIEEVLGLSDRVLVIGDGRVLHITPATEIDEHGVLDLVMKGTAA; from the coding sequence ATGATCAAAGGTGATAATCCAGCGTCATTACTTTCGATGCGCGGGATCACGAAGGCATTCGCCGGAGTTCCCGCCCTTCGTGGCGTCGATCTCGACGTGGTCGCGGGTGAGGTGCACTGCGTCCTCGGGCAGAACGGCGCGGGCAAGTCGACGCTGATCAAGGTCCTCGCCGGGGCGCACCAGCCCGACGGCGGCGAGATCATCTGGCAGGGCGAGCGGCGCGACATCCCGAACCCCGTCGCCGCCATCGACATGGGCGTCGCCACCATGTACCAGGAGCTTGACGTCGTCGACGGGCTGACCATCGCGGAGAACATCTTCCTCGGCCACGAGCTCGCGACCGGCGGTGTGCTCCACCAGGCCGCCGCCGCCAAGACCACCCGAGAACTGCTCAAACGACTCGGGCACGGCGACCTCTCGCCGCACCGTGAAGTCGGCACGCTCTCCGCCGCGCACAAGCAGATCGTGAGCATGGCGCGAGCGCTCTCGCACGATGCGAAGCTCATCATCATGGACGAGCCGAGCGCCGTGCTCGATGCCGAAGAGGTGAAGAACCTCTTCCGAGTCGTGCACGAACTCACCGGGCAGGGCATCGCCATCATCTACATCTCCCACCGGCTCGAGGAGATCCGCCAGATCGGCGATCGCATCACCGTCATCAAAGACGGCGCGAGCATGGCCAGCGGACTCGCGGTCGCCGACACTCCCACGCAAGAGCTCATCCGCCTCATGACCGGGCGCAACGTCGAGTTCGTGTTCCCGCCGCGCCGCGACCTCCCCGCCGATGCGCCCCTTGTGCTCGAGGTCGAGAGCCTCGGGTTGCGCGGCACCTTCTCGGACGTCACCTTCGGCGTGCGCGCCGGAGAGGTCGTCGGTCTCGCGGGCCTCGTCGGTTCCGGCCGCTCCGAGATCCTCGAGACGATCTACGGCGCCCGTCGCCCGACCTCCGGCACCGTCGTGGTCAGCGGCAAGCGCCTTCGCCCGGGCTCCGTGAACGCGGCCGTCGCCGCGAGCGTCGGCCTCTCGCCCGAAGAGCGCAAGAGTCAGGGGCTGCTGCTCGAGGAGCCGATCTTCAAGAACGTGACCCTCTCGTCCTTCGCTCGGTTCGCACAGGGGGGAATGCTCAACGAGCGCCGCGAACGCGTCGTCACGCGCGAGCAGATCGACGCCCTCGAACTCCGCCCCGCCGACCCCGATCGCATCACGGGCACGCTCTCCGGCGGCAACCAGCAGAAGATCATGCTCGCGCGCTGGCTCGTGCACGGCACGTCCGTGCTGCTCCTCGATGAGCCGACCCGTGGCGTCGATGTCGGCGCCCGCGCCGAGATCTACGCCCTCATCCGGCGCCTCGCCGATGCCGGCACCGCGATCGTCGTGGTGTCGAGCGAGATCGAAGAGGTGCTCGGACTCTCCGACCGCGTGCTCGTCATCGGCGACGGACGCGTCCTCCACATCACACCCGCCACCGAGATCGATGAGCACGGCGTGCTCGACCTCGTCATGAAAGGAACCGCCGCGTGA
- a CDS encoding ABC transporter permease codes for MSEQSPAPAPATTVIEPSEKPSGGVVQRVLSGPAGRNLGLIIALLVLVAVGWITAGPTFMNVDNMLTIIRYASIIGVISIGMTFVITAGGIDLSVGSVMGLASVVASLSWIQAAADQTSWLLMVAVAVAVGGAAGLINGIVIAYGKVVPFMATLAMLVAARGLAELLSNRQTQIVSVTGFLDFFRGDFLGISWLIWIFVLATVAGWFLLARTTFGRRTVAIGGNFEATRLAGIRVKRHLVSLYVLTGLAAGIAAVMMLGRTTAGTSTHGTLWELDAIAAVVVGGTLLVGGRGTIVGTVLGVLIFATLTNVFTQNNLSTSVQNIVKGVIIVVAVLLQQRFASRPGRSS; via the coding sequence GTGAGCGAGCAATCCCCTGCACCCGCACCTGCGACCACGGTCATCGAACCGAGCGAGAAGCCGTCGGGAGGTGTCGTGCAACGCGTGCTCAGCGGCCCGGCCGGGCGCAACCTCGGTCTCATCATCGCGCTGCTCGTGCTCGTAGCCGTCGGATGGATCACCGCGGGCCCGACGTTCATGAACGTCGACAACATGCTGACGATCATCCGCTATGCCTCGATCATCGGCGTCATCAGCATCGGCATGACCTTCGTCATCACCGCCGGTGGCATCGACCTCTCGGTCGGTTCGGTGATGGGCCTCGCCAGCGTCGTCGCCTCGCTCTCCTGGATCCAGGCGGCGGCCGACCAGACAAGCTGGCTGCTCATGGTCGCGGTCGCCGTCGCGGTCGGTGGCGCCGCAGGCCTCATCAACGGCATCGTGATCGCCTACGGCAAGGTCGTGCCGTTCATGGCCACCCTCGCCATGCTCGTCGCAGCCCGAGGGCTCGCCGAATTGCTCTCCAACCGGCAGACGCAGATCGTCAGCGTCACCGGCTTCCTCGACTTCTTCCGCGGCGACTTCCTCGGCATCTCATGGCTCATCTGGATCTTCGTGCTCGCCACGGTGGCCGGCTGGTTCCTCCTCGCCCGCACCACGTTCGGCCGGCGCACGGTCGCGATCGGCGGCAACTTCGAGGCCACGCGCCTCGCGGGTATCCGCGTGAAGCGTCACCTCGTGTCGCTCTACGTGCTCACCGGCCTCGCGGCCGGCATCGCCGCCGTCATGATGCTCGGCCGCACGACCGCGGGCACGTCGACCCATGGCACGCTCTGGGAGCTCGACGCCATCGCGGCCGTTGTGGTCGGCGGCACGCTGCTCGTCGGCGGTCGGGGCACGATCGTCGGCACCGTGCTCGGCGTGCTCATCTTCGCGACGCTCACGAACGTCTTCACGCAGAACAACCTGTCCACCTCGGTGCAGAACATCGTGAAGGGCGTCATCATCGTCGTGGCGGTGCTGCTGCAGCAGCGCTTCGCGTCACGCCCGGGTCGCTCGAGTTAG
- a CDS encoding PQQ-dependent sugar dehydrogenase yields MSKSRIRLGALVLSGLLAVTSLTVSAGAAAFAHDGHDHGDEVSATTWANYERVTLTKNVGEPIDLAVLPDSRVLHTTRNGQVRLTDPAQGTTATVNTIDVYANSEDGLQTIALDPAFEDNGWVYLYYAPRTMTAPYPATTPTGSAPNSLPAGADESYWNQWKGYNQLSRFHWNAETNSLDLASEQVIIKVEVQRGQCCHVAGDIAFDNDGNLLLATGDNTPASTPGANGYAPNNDRAGFNPGFDSRRGAGNSNDLRGKILRIDVQADGSYTIPSGNLFAPGTEKTRPEIYVTGLRNPFRIDYDPETSALTWGDYGPDAGTASDLRGPMGYVEWQSTTKPMNGGWPYCHGPNANYNDWDYETLTQGDWFDCAAGPINTSRHNTGLTQLSPATAPQIWYGDQPTHQPWPELGAGGQAPMGGPTYRYDEENESTTKFPEYWDGKAFMAEFSRDRIFAFSQEDPDGEVTKIEDFLPNASLNAAGMPPWDNVIDFEFGPDGSLYVLDYGDGFFRPNPDAGLYRVDYVEGTKGPRVELSASVTSGQGPLEVDFSAAESTHPDGLALSFAWDLEGSGTFTPGPAEVSHTYTADGQYTARVRVTDSSGRVSLSSVVITVGNTAPTIEIVTPENGSFADWGDTVAFEVKVTDPEDTVIDCSRVLWTYALGHDNTHAHPLFSGSGCTAEIEMQEEAGHGETENIYAQIGASYTDGGSATAPALASDDVTLLNPRELQAEHADASSGTSTVDDATAHAARKVTSFEAGDWLAYDPVNLIGITGVEARATGTGSLSLRWGSADAAPFLTIDVASAAAEWQEASAPLVTVPVGTDRLYVTSTGGVDLDQLEFTTSTGDIRALLEGLDDDNRITHGAATSFGDTLAEIDAALAAGDTATAISKLESIVAQVPKRIRTDAEAAALVVRAAEAVIADLQ; encoded by the coding sequence ATGTCCAAATCCAGAATCCGATTGGGCGCGCTCGTGCTCAGCGGACTGCTGGCGGTCACTTCGCTCACAGTGAGCGCCGGGGCCGCAGCCTTCGCACACGATGGTCATGACCACGGCGACGAGGTCAGCGCCACGACCTGGGCCAACTACGAGCGCGTGACGCTGACGAAGAACGTCGGCGAGCCGATCGACCTCGCAGTGCTCCCCGACTCGCGCGTGCTGCACACGACGCGCAACGGACAGGTGCGCCTCACCGACCCCGCCCAGGGCACGACGGCGACCGTCAACACGATCGACGTCTACGCGAACTCCGAAGACGGCCTGCAGACGATCGCGCTCGACCCCGCGTTCGAGGACAACGGCTGGGTCTACCTCTACTACGCGCCCCGCACGATGACGGCCCCCTACCCGGCGACGACGCCGACCGGATCAGCGCCGAACTCCCTGCCGGCGGGCGCCGACGAGTCGTACTGGAACCAGTGGAAGGGCTACAACCAGCTCAGCCGATTCCACTGGAACGCCGAGACGAACTCGCTCGACCTCGCGAGTGAACAGGTGATCATCAAGGTCGAGGTGCAGCGCGGCCAGTGCTGCCACGTCGCGGGTGACATCGCCTTCGACAACGACGGCAACCTGCTGCTCGCCACGGGCGACAACACGCCCGCGAGCACGCCGGGCGCCAACGGCTACGCCCCGAACAACGACCGGGCCGGATTCAACCCCGGTTTCGACTCGCGTCGTGGCGCGGGCAACTCGAACGACCTCCGCGGCAAGATCCTGAGGATCGACGTGCAGGCAGACGGCTCCTACACGATTCCCTCCGGCAACCTCTTCGCCCCGGGAACCGAGAAGACCCGCCCCGAGATCTACGTCACGGGCCTTCGCAACCCGTTCCGCATCGACTACGACCCCGAGACGAGCGCACTCACGTGGGGCGACTACGGCCCCGACGCGGGCACGGCGAGCGACCTCCGTGGCCCGATGGGCTACGTGGAATGGCAGAGCACGACGAAGCCGATGAACGGCGGCTGGCCCTACTGCCACGGACCGAACGCGAACTACAACGACTGGGACTACGAGACACTCACCCAGGGCGACTGGTTCGACTGCGCTGCAGGCCCGATCAACACCTCGCGCCACAACACCGGTCTCACGCAGCTGTCACCGGCAACCGCACCGCAGATCTGGTACGGCGACCAGCCCACGCACCAGCCGTGGCCTGAGCTCGGCGCAGGCGGGCAGGCCCCCATGGGCGGCCCGACCTACCGGTACGACGAGGAGAACGAATCGACGACGAAGTTCCCCGAGTACTGGGACGGCAAGGCGTTCATGGCCGAGTTCTCACGCGATCGCATCTTCGCCTTCAGCCAGGAAGACCCCGACGGCGAGGTCACGAAGATCGAGGACTTCCTTCCGAACGCCTCGCTCAACGCGGCGGGCATGCCCCCGTGGGACAACGTGATCGACTTCGAGTTCGGTCCTGACGGATCGCTCTACGTGCTCGACTACGGTGACGGCTTCTTCCGGCCGAACCCCGACGCCGGCCTCTACCGGGTCGACTACGTCGAGGGCACCAAGGGCCCGCGCGTCGAGCTCTCGGCGTCGGTGACGTCGGGCCAGGGTCCGCTCGAGGTCGACTTCTCGGCCGCCGAGAGCACCCATCCCGATGGCCTCGCGCTCAGCTTCGCGTGGGACCTCGAGGGTTCGGGCACGTTCACGCCCGGCCCGGCAGAGGTGAGCCACACGTACACGGCCGACGGCCAGTACACGGCTCGCGTCCGGGTCACCGACTCCAGCGGCCGGGTCAGCCTCTCGTCGGTCGTGATCACGGTCGGCAACACCGCGCCGACCATCGAGATCGTGACGCCCGAGAACGGCTCCTTCGCCGACTGGGGTGACACCGTCGCCTTCGAGGTCAAGGTCACCGACCCTGAAGACACCGTGATCGACTGCTCGCGAGTCCTCTGGACCTATGCTCTCGGCCACGACAACACGCACGCCCACCCGCTGTTCAGTGGAAGCGGCTGCACCGCTGAGATCGAGATGCAGGAGGAGGCCGGCCACGGCGAGACCGAGAATATCTACGCCCAGATCGGCGCCTCGTACACGGATGGCGGCAGTGCCACCGCTCCGGCGCTGGCGAGCGACGACGTGACGCTCCTCAACCCGCGCGAGCTGCAGGCCGAGCACGCCGACGCCTCGAGCGGAACCTCGACCGTCGACGACGCGACCGCCCACGCAGCCCGCAAGGTCACCTCGTTCGAGGCCGGCGACTGGCTGGCCTACGACCCGGTCAACCTCATCGGGATCACGGGTGTGGAGGCACGCGCGACGGGCACCGGCTCCCTCTCGCTCCGCTGGGGCAGCGCCGACGCCGCACCGTTCCTGACGATCGACGTGGCGAGTGCCGCGGCCGAGTGGCAGGAGGCATCCGCACCGCTCGTGACCGTGCCTGTGGGAACCGACCGGCTCTACGTGACGAGCACCGGCGGCGTCGATCTCGACCAGCTCGAGTTCACCACGTCGACCGGCGACATCCGTGCGTTGCTCGAGGGCCTCGACGACGACAACCGCATCACTCACGGTGCTGCGACCTCGTTCGGTGACACGCTGGCGGAGATCGACGCGGCCCTCGCCGCCGGCGACACCGCCACGGCGATCAGCAAGCTCGAGTCCATCGTGGCGCAGGTCCCCAAGCGGATCCGCACCGACGCTGAGGCGGCGGCGCTCGTCGTCCGGGCGGCGGAGGCGGTGATCGCCGACCTCCAGTAG
- a CDS encoding sugar phosphate isomerase/epimerase family protein, which produces MDDLIDRDDNPELGRSLGLSRRQLLAATTGMAAAAALSAAAFGGGPAHAATRTAARSAAASGAVKAANGTLLPPGKRGIILYTVRDAISRDPNTTDLASGFREVFRELSRIGYKQIEFAGYNQHANAEGGNVNNVAGAQLLRTWLDEYGLEAEGNHGSIPSTISDATIAAFDAQCEIANILGFGHIGTGNDPTNSAFVADWDLAADRWNFFGERAASHGLKLYTHNHDIAYSFLLDSGPLDALGRPTRSSGIRRLEHFLQNTDPSYVYLEMDIYWAHVAQYKHRSFTAPDGTVVESLFDPAGVVAAQTTRFPLFHTKDGRINTATPNGYDMVPFGQGDIDYTTFFQRIGAKGYHNSMWEQDTAPGGSANPGQSLAFAQVAYDGMAALRG; this is translated from the coding sequence ATGGACGATCTCATCGATCGCGACGACAACCCCGAGCTGGGCCGCAGCCTCGGACTCTCCAGGCGGCAGCTGCTCGCCGCGACCACGGGCATGGCCGCAGCCGCCGCGCTCAGTGCCGCCGCGTTCGGCGGTGGCCCCGCCCACGCCGCGACTCGCACGGCGGCGCGCTCCGCCGCGGCATCCGGTGCCGTGAAGGCGGCGAACGGCACGCTCCTGCCACCCGGCAAGCGCGGCATCATCCTCTACACGGTCCGCGACGCCATCTCGCGCGATCCGAACACGACCGACCTGGCGTCCGGCTTCCGCGAGGTCTTCCGGGAGCTCTCCCGCATCGGCTACAAGCAGATCGAGTTCGCCGGATACAACCAGCACGCGAACGCCGAGGGCGGCAACGTCAACAACGTCGCCGGCGCCCAGCTGCTCCGCACGTGGCTCGACGAATACGGACTCGAGGCCGAGGGCAACCACGGCTCGATCCCGTCGACGATCAGCGACGCGACGATCGCCGCGTTCGACGCCCAGTGCGAGATCGCGAACATCCTCGGCTTCGGGCACATCGGAACCGGCAACGACCCGACGAACAGCGCGTTCGTCGCCGACTGGGATCTCGCAGCCGACCGGTGGAACTTCTTCGGTGAGCGTGCGGCGTCGCACGGGCTGAAGCTGTACACGCACAACCACGACATCGCGTACAGCTTCCTGCTCGACAGCGGCCCGCTCGACGCGCTCGGCCGGCCGACGCGTTCCAGCGGCATCCGTCGCCTGGAGCACTTCCTCCAGAACACCGACCCGAGCTACGTGTACCTCGAGATGGACATCTACTGGGCGCACGTGGCGCAGTACAAGCACCGCAGCTTCACGGCGCCCGACGGCACCGTCGTCGAGAGCCTCTTCGACCCCGCGGGGGTCGTGGCGGCGCAGACCACCCGGTTCCCGCTGTTCCACACGAAGGACGGCCGCATCAACACCGCCACGCCGAACGGCTACGACATGGTGCCCTTCGGGCAGGGAGACATCGACTACACGACGTTCTTCCAGCGCATCGGCGCCAAGGGCTACCACAACTCGATGTGGGAGCAGGACACGGCACCCGGTGGAAGCGCGAACCCCGGCCAGTCGCTGGCGTTCGCACAGGTCGCCTACGACGGCATGGCCGCACTCCGCGGTTAG
- the tatA gene encoding twin-arginine translocase TatA/TatE family subunit, whose product MFANLNGWHAVIILAVILLLFGAPKIPQLARSLGQSMKILKTEIRDDSTAAAADGVPAEEPAAR is encoded by the coding sequence ATGTTCGCGAACCTCAACGGCTGGCACGCCGTCATCATCCTCGCCGTCATCCTGCTGCTCTTCGGGGCACCGAAGATCCCACAGCTTGCACGCTCGCTCGGCCAGTCGATGAAGATCCTGAAGACCGAGATCCGCGACGACTCCACGGCCGCAGCGGCTGATGGGGTGCCGGCCGAGGAGCCCGCCGCGCGGTGA